The Salvelinus namaycush isolate Seneca chromosome 38, SaNama_1.0, whole genome shotgun sequence genome includes a window with the following:
- the LOC120031901 gene encoding cyclin-dependent kinase 17, with product MEKMKRFKRRLSLTLRSSHTIDESLSELAEQMTIEDGGNKDNEPIVRNGRPPSSHSMHSFLHQYTGSFKKPPLRRPHSVIGGSLGSFMTFPSNGSRLDIVHENLKMGSDGESDQASGTSSDEVQSPTGVCLRNRVQRRISMEDLNKRLSLPADIRIPDGYLEKLQLSSPTFDQPLSRLSRRASLSEIGFGKLETYIKLDKLGEGTYATVFKGRSKLTDNLVALKEIRLEHEEGAPCTAIREVSLLKDLKHANIVTLHDIVHTDKSLTLVFEYLDKDLKQYMDDCGNIMSMHNVKIFLFQILRGLAYCHKRKVLHRDLKPQNLLINERGELKLADFGLARAKSVPTKTYSNEVVTLWYRPPDVLLGSSEYSTQIDMWGVGCIFYEMAAGRPLFPGSTVEDELHLIFRLLGTPSEDSWPGISGVEEFKSYNFPKYKPQPFINHAPRLDTEGIELVLSFLKYESKKRTSADEAMKQAYFKSLGARVHTLHESISIFTLKDIQLQRDPGYRNASHLESGNSKNRRQSMLF from the exons atggagaagATGAAGAGGTTTAAGCGGCGTCTGTCTCTGACGCTGCGCTCCAGCCACACCATAGACGAGTCTCTGTCTGAACTGGCCGAGCAGATGACCATCGAGGACGGCGGCAACAAGGACAACG AGCCGATCGTGCGTAATGGGCGACCGCCCTCCTCTCACAGCATGCACTCGTTCCTGCACCAGTACACCGGCTCCTTCAAGAAGCCCCCCCTCCGCAGGCCACACAGTGTCATTGGAGGAAGCCTGGGTTCCTTCATGACCTTCCCCAGCAACGGCAGCCGCCTCG ACATCGTCCATGAGAACCTGAAGATGGGCTCAGACGGGGAGAGTGACCAGGCGTCTGGGACGTCGTCAGACGAGGTGCAGTCGCCCACCGGGGTGTGTCTGAGGAACAGGGTGCAACGACGCATCTCCATGGAG gacctgaACAAGCGTCTGTCTCTGCCTGCTGACATCCGTATCCCTGACGGTTACCTGGAGAAGCTGCAGCTGAGCAGCCCTACCTTCGACCAGCCCCTCAGCCGACTCTCACGCAGGGCCTCactg tCGGAGATTGGTTTTGGGAAGCTGGAGACGTACATCAAACTGGACAAACTGGGAgag GGAACCTATGCTACAGTGTTTAAGGGGCGCAGTAAGCTGACTGACAACCTGGTGGCGCTAAAGGAGATCAGGCTGGAGCACGAAGAGGGAGCACCCTGCACCGCCATCAGAGAAG tgTCGTTACTGAAGGACCTGAAACATGCCAACATCGTGACCTTACATGACATTGTCCACACAGACAAGAGCCTGACGCTGGTCTTCGAGTACCTG GATAAAGACCTGAAGCAGTACATGGATGATTGTGGGAACATCATGAGCATGCACAACGTCAAG ATCTTCTTGTTCCAGATTTTGCGGGGGTTGGCGTACTGCCACAAGCGGAAGGTTCTCCACAGAGACCTAAAGCCCCAGAACCTGCTCATCAACGAGAGAGGGGAACTCAAACTGGCTGACTTTGGTCTGGCGCGGGCTAAGTCTGTCCCCACAAAGACGTACTCCAACGAGGTGGTGACTCTGTGGTACCGGCCACCTGACGTCCTGCTAGGCTCCTCCGAGTACTCCACACAGATTGACATGTG gggtgtgggGTGTATATTTTATGAGATGGCTGCAGGTCGGCCCCTGTTTCCTGGCTCCACCGTAGAGGACGAGCTCCACCTCATATTCAGACTGCTGG gcaCACCATCAGAGGACAGCTGGCCAGGGATCTCTGGCGTCGAGGAATTCAAATCCTACAACTTCCCCAAATACAAACCTCAGCCGTTCATCAACCATGCGCCCag GTTGGACACAGAAGGCATTGAGCTGGTGTTATCATTCCTGAAA taCGAGTCCAAGAAGAGGACCTCAGCAGATGAAGCCATGAAGCAGGCCTACTTCAAGAGCCTGGGGGCACGGGTCCACACACTGCACGAGA gtataTCAATATTCACTCTGAAGGATATCCAACTGCAGAGAGACCCTGGCTATCGGAACGCCTCACACCTAGAGTCGG GCAACAGCAAGAACAGAAGACAGAGCATGCTCTTCTAG